The sequence below is a genomic window from Desulfovibrio litoralis DSM 11393.
GAACCTTTAGTGCGTAAAGACTTGGTCGAGCTAGCTCAGCATGCAACAGATAAAGGCATGAGGGCGGTTATTTCTACTAACGGAACTTTAATTACCAAAGAAAAAGCTAAGGAATTAAAAGCAGTTGGCTTGTCTTATGTAGGTATCTCTCTTGATGGGACAGAAGATGTGCATGACCACTTTCGTGGAGTTAAAGGTGCGTTTAAAAAAGCCCTTCAAGGTATTGAAAATTGCCAAGCAGAAGGCTTAAAAGTAGGTTTACGCTTTACAGTTAATAAGCGTAATGCCCAAGATGTGCCTGCTATTTTTACTCTACTTGAAGAGCTTGAAGTGCCTCGTGTCTGTTTTTATCATTTGGTTTATTCTGGTCGTGGTTCTGATTTGATCAAAGAAGATTTAAGCCACGCCGAAACACGTAACTTATTAGATTTAATTATGGATAAAACTCGTGCATTGCATGATAAAGGCAAGCCTAAAGAAGTTTTAACCGTTGATAACCACGCTGATGGTCCTTATGTTTGGATGCGTTTATTGCGTGAAGATAAAGCCAGAGCCGAAGAAGTTTTTAAATTGCTTCAATTTAACGAAGGTAATAGCTCCGGGCGTGGGATTGGTTGTATTTCTTGGGACGGGCGAGTGCATGCGGACCAATTCTGGCGTGAACGTAGCTTTGGTAATGTTTTAGAACGACCTTTTTCAGCTATTTGGGACGATCCAAACCTTGAGTTATTGCCTCAACTAAAAGAAAAAGCCAAGCATGTTAAAGGGCGTTGTGCTAAATGTCGCTTTTTAAATATTTGTGCGGGTAACTTTAGAGCCAGAGCCGAATCAGTTTATGATGACGTTTGGGCAGAAGACCCGGCTTGTTATTTAACTGATGAAGAAATTGGCTTAAAATAAAGTTTAAGATAGTTTAATATATCTACCCCTTGTAAAATAATTTTGTTTGCAAGGGGTTTTTCTTTTTAATGAACTGTTTTCTTGGCTTTGCTTAAAAGATTGCAAAAAACTGTTTATTTTATTCTGCTTTGATTATAAAATAAAAAACACAGCCCCTTCAATCTATTAATTTATAAACCTAACAATCATTTATTATGCAAAAACTATTATCTTCCGTTGACAGGCGTAATTTTCTTTTGGCGAGTGCCTTTGGTTTTGGTCTTTCTCCGATACTGCCCGGAACTTGTGCGGCTTTATGGGGTTTGGCGATTTATTTATTTATTCTTTATCTTACCCCGCTTGCTTGGCACTTTCCTTTATTGTTGTCTTGTTTTCTTGTTGTTTCATTTTTCTGTTTATATTTAAACACTTGGGCGGAAAAATATTTTGAAGATCATGACTCTTCGGCTTTTGTGCTTGATGAAATTGCGGGTTATCTTTTTGTGCCTTTAATTTATCCAAATATGGGCAATTTAGAATTTGCTCTTTGGGCTTTTGTTTTGTTTCGCATTTTTGATATGATTAAGATATTTCCTGCTGATATTATTGATAAAAAATGGAATAATCGTTGGGGCGTTTTGTGTGATGATTTGATGAGTGCGTTTTACGCTATGCTTGTTTTATATATTTCTTTTAATATTTTTGTTTCCCATACGACTTTCTCTATATTTTTATTAAGTTTCATGATAATTATTTTAAGTAGTTTGATAAAAAGAAAATTGAAATAAAAATAAATTTTAAAGTTGAATACTTATTGATTTTTTTTGCTTAATATGAAAATATAAATAATAACTTTTATTGTTTAGCAAGGTAAAGTTTGTGTTCTTGTTAAACATTTGTGTTTAATGTGTATATTTGTCTTGAAATATCTTTATAGTCGGTATACTTGTTATACATGATGCTATAAAGCTTGTATCAAAAATTATAAACGTAGGGAGCTGAATTTATGGATGATTTAGTTGTTTGGCTATCCCGTGTGCAATTTGCAACAGCGGTATTTTTCCATTTTATTTTTGTGCCTTTAACTTTAGGCTTGGCTGTTTTGATAGCTTTTATCGAAACGCTTTATGTGCGTACGGGTAACGAAGTTTATAAACGCATGGCTAAGTTTTGGGGTAAATTATTTATTATTAACTTCACCTTAGGTGTTGTTACCGGTATCACTCTTGAGTTTCAGTTTGGGACTAACTGGTCTCGTTATTCTGAATATGTGGGTGATATTTTTGGTTCACTGCTTGCGATTGAAGCCACGCTTGCCTTCTTTTTAGAATCTACCTTCTTAGCGGTGTGGATTTTTGGTTGGGAAAAAGTTTCTAAAAAAGTCCACCTTTTTGCAATTTGGATGGTTGCTTTAGCCAGTAATATCTCGGCCGTTTGGATTATCCTTGCTAACGGTTGGATGCAAAACCCTGTTGGTTATACTATTAATAACGAACGAGGACGTGCCGAACTTGCTAATTTTTGGGAAGTTTTAACCAACGAATTTGCTTGGGGACAATTTTTCCATAATACTTTTGCGGCGTGGATGCTCAGCGGATTTTTTGTTTTAGGTATTTCTGCTTGGCATTTATTGCGTAAAAACGAAGTTGATTTCTTCCGTCGCTCTTTTAAAATAGCGGCTTATTTTACTTTTATTGCGGCAATACTTGTTGCTGTTCAAGGGCATAACCACGGGCAAACCGTGGCAAGATTGCAACCGGCTAAAATGGCGGCTATGGAATCTCATTGGGAAACCAGCAAGCCAGCAGGTTTGTCTTTATTGGTTGTTCCTGATGAAGCTAATTCTAGCAACGCCGTTCAAGCTATTACTATTCCCGGTTTAATGAGCTTTTTGGCTTTTGGAGACTTTACTTCTGAAGTTAAAGGTTTAAACGATTTTCCTAAAGAAGATCGCCCACCTGTTTTAGTTACTTTCCTCTCTTTCCGCTTAATGGCGGGGCTTGGCGTTGTCTTTTTAATTCTTTCTTTCCTTGCTTGGCGTTATCGTGAAA
It includes:
- the ahbC gene encoding 12,18-didecarboxysiroheme deacetylase, producing MIGISKLYCGQVESSDALRYGRDSGKLPSHLLQFSKDKKPVVVWNMTRRCNLKCVHCYAQALDENAANSEELNTTQAKEMINDLASYGAPVMLFSGGEPLVRKDLVELAQHATDKGMRAVISTNGTLITKEKAKELKAVGLSYVGISLDGTEDVHDHFRGVKGAFKKALQGIENCQAEGLKVGLRFTVNKRNAQDVPAIFTLLEELEVPRVCFYHLVYSGRGSDLIKEDLSHAETRNLLDLIMDKTRALHDKGKPKEVLTVDNHADGPYVWMRLLREDKARAEEVFKLLQFNEGNSSGRGIGCISWDGRVHADQFWRERSFGNVLERPFSAIWDDPNLELLPQLKEKAKHVKGRCAKCRFLNICAGNFRARAESVYDDVWAEDPACYLTDEEIGLK
- a CDS encoding phosphatidylglycerophosphatase A family protein produces the protein MQKLLSSVDRRNFLLASAFGFGLSPILPGTCAALWGLAIYLFILYLTPLAWHFPLLLSCFLVVSFFCLYLNTWAEKYFEDHDSSAFVLDEIAGYLFVPLIYPNMGNLEFALWAFVLFRIFDMIKIFPADIIDKKWNNRWGVLCDDLMSAFYAMLVLYISFNIFVSHTTFSIFLLSFMIIILSSLIKRKLK
- a CDS encoding cytochrome ubiquinol oxidase subunit I, giving the protein MDDLVVWLSRVQFATAVFFHFIFVPLTLGLAVLIAFIETLYVRTGNEVYKRMAKFWGKLFIINFTLGVVTGITLEFQFGTNWSRYSEYVGDIFGSLLAIEATLAFFLESTFLAVWIFGWEKVSKKVHLFAIWMVALASNISAVWIILANGWMQNPVGYTINNERGRAELANFWEVLTNEFAWGQFFHNTFAAWMLSGFFVLGISAWHLLRKNEVDFFRRSFKIAAYFTFIAAILVAVQGHNHGQTVARLQPAKMAAMESHWETSKPAGLSLLVVPDEANSSNAVQAITIPGLMSFLAFGDFTSEVKGLNDFPKEDRPPVLVTFLSFRLMAGLGVVFLILSFLAWRYRENIEEKTWLAKLLPWFIPIPYIAVMAGWTVAEVGRQPWIVYGMMRTRDAISPVTSVPASSVAISLAAFVVVYSLLGILDIYLLRKYARKGPNPV